Genomic segment of bacterium:
CCGTCGGGATTTTTTCCATCCAGGGTACGGCGGGTCACCGCAGCATAAAGGCCCCACAAAGGATTTAAAGGCGCCACGGTCCAATCCGTGCCAAAGCTTACTTTGACGCCATGGTCCAGCAGAGCTCGAATGGGATAGGCCTGTCGGCAACGCGCTTGTCCGATGCGTTTGGCAGCCCAGCGGCCGTCATCGATCAGATGATAAGGGTGGACGGCGGCGATGACGCCGAGTTCAGCGAACCGTGACAGATCCGCCGACGCCAGATGCTGCGCGTGTTCAATGCGATGCCGCCGATCCCATGGCTCATTATTCTGCGGACATTGGGCATAGAAATCCAGCACCCGGCCGTTGGCGCTGTCGCCGATGGCATGGGTGGATACCTGCAGCCGATGACGGTCAGCGAGGAGAATCCATTTTTCCAACCTGCCGTCGAGCAGCACGTCCGAGGCAAGGCCATAAGTATTTGGATCCTGTTCATAGGGTTGATAAAACAGCGCGGTGGAAGAACCCAGCGAACCGTCAGCGAACGCTTTGAGTCCGCCGATGCGGATCCATTCGTCGCCCAGCCCCGAGCTGACTCCGGTCCGCAGAACCGCGTCGATCTCGGAGATGGGCAGCCGGCTGTTGATGCGCGCGGTCAGCAGGTCGGCCCGGCGCAATTTTTGATAGACCGCCACATCCTCTGCTGAGGACAAGTCCTGTAGACTGGTAACGCCGTATTTTTTCGCCTCGTTCAACGCAGCCAGCGCCGCTGCCTCCCGTTCCTGCTCGCTGACATCCGGCACTACGCGATACACGGCTGTCATAGCCTCGTCTTTCAACATGCCGGTTGGTTCGCCGCTGCAGGGATCGCGAACGATTTCACCTCCAGGTGGATCCGCTGTATCCCGCGTGATCCCAGCCAATCGCAGCGCCGCCGAGTTTGCCAGGCCCATATGACCGTCGAAACGGGCGACGAACACCGGTGTCTGTGCAGTGACGGCATCGATCCATTCCTTGCGCGGCAGCGGCGCATCCGGCCAGTTCTCATGATCCCAGTCGCCTCCGGTTATCCAGGCGCCGGGGTTCTTCTCAGCCCGATCCCGGATGAGGCGGATAAACTCATCCGGCGTTTTGGCTTGCCGCAGATCGATGCCCAGCAGCTGAAAGCC
This window contains:
- a CDS encoding amidohydrolase, with protein sequence MKTFFMLAICMAFSVTLFAQPAAEIVVLNAKIYTMDADRPQAQAMACAGGRILDVGEDRQIQRYIGPSTRVLRLQGKRLLPGFIDNHVHFISGGFQLLGIDLRQAKTPDEFIRLIRDRAEKNPGAWITGGDWDHENWPDAPLPRKEWIDAVTAQTPVFVARFDGHMGLANSAALRLAGITRDTADPPGGEIVRDPCSGEPTGMLKDEAMTAVYRVVPDVSEQEREAAALAALNEAKKYGVTSLQDLSSAEDVAVYQKLRRADLLTARINSRLPISEIDAVLRTGVSSGLGDEWIRIGGLKAFADGSLGSSTALFYQPYEQDPNTYGLASDVLLDGRLEKWILLADRHRLQVSTHAIGDSANGRVLDFYAQCPQNNEPWDRRHRIEHAQHLASADLSRFAELGVIAAVHPYHLIDDGRWAAKRIGQARCRQAYPIRALLDHGVKVSFGTDWTVAPLNPLWGLYAAVTRRTLDGKNPDGWIPEQKITLPEAIRCYTVNSAYCTYEEHIKGCLKPGYLA